AAGTCGAGATGGTTGTTGTGATCGGGAAAAGGGGAACGAGAATCTCAAAGCATGAAGCGATGGAACATGTGGGCGGTTATGCAGTCGCGTTGGATATGACGTTGCGGGATGTTCAATCAGAAGCGAAGAAGAAAGGGTTGCCATGGTCGGTTTCGAAAGGATTCGACACATCGGCGCCGTTGTCGCACGCAGTCGAGAAAGAGCATGTCGCGAACCCGCACAATCTGGACATCACGCTGAAAGTGAACGGAGTTTTGCGGCAACATTCAAACACCCGGAACATGATTTTTTCAGTTGAGGAGATGATCACGTATATCTCTTCGATTTTTACCCTTGAAGTTGGAGATTTGATTTTTACCGGTACACCCGAAGGCGTTGGGGGAGTTGTTTCGGGAGACCAACTCGAAGCTGAACTCGAGTCTGTTGGAACGTTGCGGGTCGGCATACAGTAAGCCCACCATCTTTAGACAGTTTTATGGCAAAGGTTATCGCAATTGCAATCCCCAAGGGCGGGGTTGGAAAGACGACAACGGCAATAAATCTCGCCGCCAGTCTCGCCTTCTGCGACCAGCGAACACTTCTGATCGACCTTGATACCTCGGGAGCTTCCGGCCTCGGTCTCGGCTTTACCGAAGCGAACACGAAATCCGGCATGTTCGAAGTATTCAACTTCATCTGCGGATTGAATCACACCGTTCACAAAACTGAAATCCCGAATCTCCATGTCGTTCCGGCAAATGTTCACACTCTTCTGCGTGAAGAGCGGTTGATGAAGCTTGCCGACAACCGGCTCATTCTGAAGAATGCGCTTCGATCTGTTGAGAACAGTTATGATTACGTTCTCATTGACTGCCCGCCATTCCTTCGCGGGCTTACAACCAACGCGCTCACGGCAGCCGACTCCGTGCTTGTGCCCGTCAAATCCGGACACTTTGCTCTTGACGCTGTTGACAAGTTCTTCAAGTATATCGATTGGATTCGCGAGGTAGCCAACAAGATGATCTTGATCGAAGGTATTCTTCTGACGATGTACGAACAAAGCACAAAGGTCACGGAAATCACCACGCGTGAGTTGCAAGCGAAGTACCGGAAATACGTTTTTGAATCAGTCATCCCCCGCAATGCCCCTCTTTCAGAAGCAAGTTTTTACGGGAAACCTGCCTTGCTGTATGATATCAATTCTCTCGGCGCACAGGCGTATCTTGACCTTGCCCGCGAAATCTCCGGGCGGAGTTCAACAACGAAACCGGTCATGCCGAACGTAGTGGAGCCTGTCGTTTTAAGCCGTCAGGCATAGCTTCTTCACGGGGGTACATGGTCAGGTTCTTGGTGTTGTGTTTCTGCTGTATCTTCTTCCTCTCGCTCATTCGTTCTCCCGTCACTGAACATCCGAACAGCAGCGAAGAGGCGCTTCGCCTTCTTCCGCCGGCCGGACTTCTCTACGATTCACTTCGCACGGATTTCTCCGATTACATGTGGCCTACCGATGCAGGGCGGCTTGTCACGTCGGTATTCGCCGAGTATCGCAGCACACATTTCCACGGCGGTATTGATGTCAGCACGGGCGATGATACCGGATTCAGAGTGTTTGCTTCGCGGGATGGATATGTTGAACGGATTCTCGTGAGTCCTACCGGATACGGCAAAATGCTCTGGGTTCGTCATGCAGACGGATTCTCGACGACATACGCACACCTGAGAAATTTCAACGAAGCAATTGACGCATTTGTGGAAAGAGAACAACTCCGGCTCGAACGCTATCCGGTGGATATTGACTGCGGGCCGCAGCAGTTTCCTGTCAAGAAAGGCGAACTCATTGCGTATACCGGTGAAACAGGCACAGGCTCCCCCCATCTCCATTTCGAAATTCGTGATCAGAACAGAAACTTTGTCAACCCGCTTCTTTCTCCGCACTTTACGTTTCCCGACAATCTCCTCCCCAGTTTCTACCTTCTTGCGGTAACGCCCCTCGGAGAAGAATCTGTCGTAAATGGCTCATTCGACTCTCATGTTATTCGGTTTAAGAATCCCTTGCAAGGCACAACGGTAGTTCGTGATACAATTTACGTCTACGGTTCATTTGGCTTTGCCGTTGATGTGAGAGACAGGATCGACAATTCACGATTCAGAAACGGCGTGTACAGCATCAGGGTTTTCCTGAATGATTCGTTGATTTACTCCGTGCAGCTCGACCGTGCTCCTTCTTCCGGCGACTTGCAGTCGGGCTTGTATTTCGACTACGCTTTGGTTGCGGAGGAAGGGGGCAAAATTGCAAAGCTCTACATGCACTCGCCCAACCGTCTTCCCTTCCACCATCCTCAGACCGACAACGCGGGCATCATCAACACGGCGCTGTTCCACAGTGGACCGCACAGATACAGGATTGTAACCAGCGATTTCTGGAAGAATTCTTCCGAAATATCCGGAACGATTGTATTCTCAAATCCGGGGAAACTTTCCATCGCGGAATCCTCGGGATTGCTGCAGTTCAATTCCGGCGGGGCAGAATTGAACAGATTGAGATTGTTTTCATCAATCATTTCCAAACAGGGCCGGATACGATGGAAGGAGGAGTTTCTGAGACAAGAAGGAGCGGCTGTGCGGTTGTCGGGAATCAAAGGGAACTACGACGTTCTCCGAATCGAAGGGTGGGATCGATATGCTCCAAGCACGCTACCGGCATACTACTTCCCCAAAAAGAGGAGCTTACCCGCAGCGCGTGTGGAGTTTGATCACAAGGTCGAGCAAGACTTTGTCCGCATTTCATTGAAAACGGATGGCGCCTTCACATCAACTCCATCAATCGCCCTCGTCGAAGGATCTTCGTCAAGAACATTGACTGTGGCTCCGGTGGAATACAATTTCTACACGGCAACGTTCCGCCCCCTTGCGTCCCACATGGGAAGACGGACGCTCTTTGCAGAATATGAAGTCAACGGGCATCTTCAGACTCAGCAGAAAGAGATGACACTCTACCCCGTTCTTCCCGGCCAACCCTCGGTGATTTCGATTGATGGAGGCAGGCTGCACATTATTGCTGATTCTTCATCGGTGTACAAGCCTCTCTTTCTTGAAGCAAAGAGGACGGGTGACATGCGGTATTCTCTTTTTCCGAAGCATGTTGTGTTGGATGGAGGACTCCGGGTCAGGCTTCGGCCGGACCCGCATGAACACAACCAAGGCCTCTTCTTTCGCCGACGCAATTCGTGGATACTTCTAACCAATCAGAGGGAGGGTGAGTACTTCACAGGCCATCTTCGTCGCACGCCTGTTGATATTGCACTGCTGACAGACTCTCAGCCGCCGGCTGTTTCGAATCTCAGACTGCCGACAACCTACGGAAAACAGCCTCATAGAATCGTGTTCAATGTTCGCGACAACATGAGCGGCGTTGAATATGACGAGCTAAAGCTCTACATTAATGGCGTGTTCGCAATTCCGGAAATCGACGGTGAACATCGTCGGGTTGAGCATCGGTTCAAAACGCCTCTTGCACGCGGTTCCCACTCTCTTCTGATTCTTCTGAAAGATAGAATCGGCAATTCCGGCGAAGTACGCCGGACCTTCACGGTACGCTGACACTCATCCTTACTTCTTACAAGCATTACGGAGACATTCTTGTCAGATTCATCATCTCTTGCCAAAGTCTATTCGCCTAACGAAGTCGAATCAAAGTGGTACGCGTATTGGGAAAGTCATGATTTTTTCCATGCGGAAGTGAACCCGTCGAAGCCTTCGTACACAATCGTCATTCCCCCTCCGAACGTTACGGGCGTTCTTCACATGGGGCATATTCTCAACAATACACTTCAGGATGCTTTCATCCGCTACAAGCGAATGAAGGGATTTGAAGCATGCTGGATTCCCGGAACTGATCATGCGGGCATCGCAACGCAAAATGTTGTTGAAAAATCTCTGAAGAAGGAAAACAAAACCCGCCACGATCTCGGGCGTGAACAGTTCGTCAAGCGTGTGTGGGAGTGGAAAGAACGGTACGGAGGCGTTATCATCAAACAATTGCGCACGCTCGGATGCTCGTGCGACTGGCAACGTGAACGCTTCACGATGGATGCAACACTCTCCGTTGCCGTACGTGAAGTCTTCGTCCGTATGTTCGATGACGGCCTCATCTATCGCGGCAAGTATATCGTCAATTGGTGTCCGAAAGATCATACCGCCATCAGCGACGATGAAGTGAATTACTCTGAACAACAGGGGAAGATTTACTATCTCAAGTACCCGATTCGCGAAACGTCCGATTTTGCGATCGTGGCAACCACCCGGCCCGAGACAATGTTAGGCGATACGGCCGTCGCAGTCAATCCGAACGATCCGCGATATATCCATCTTGTCGGAACGATGGTAGAGTTGCCGCTGACGGGGCGCGAGATCCCCATCATTGCCGACGAATATGTTGACGCATCATTCGGCTCGGGAATGGTCAAGATTACTCCGGCTCACGACCCGAACGATTACTGGGTCGGGCAGCGGCACAATCTCCCCCAAATAAATATCTTCGACGTCTCGGCGACTCTAAACGACGAAGCTCCGGCACAGTACCGGGGGATGGATCGGTATGAGGCACGAAGGGCCGTTCTCAACGATCTTGAGGAACAAGGATTGATTCTTAAGATCGAAGATCATGTCAACAATATCGGAAGGTGTTATCGCTGCGACACGGTGATCGAGCCGTATCTTTCAGACCAGTGGTTTGTGAAGATGAAGCCGCTTGCCGAACCCGCCTTGAAGGTTGTACTTGATGGCACAATCTCGTTCTACCCCGATCGTTGGACGAAGGTGTATGAACACTGGATGACGAATATCCGCGACTGGTGCATCTCGCGCCAACTATGGTGGGGACATCGCATTCCTGTGTACTATGCTGATGACGGACGCTTCACAGCTGCGCGTAGCGAAGACGAAGCTCGCAAGAAACTCGGCCTCGACTCCGTGGCATCCCTTCGTCAGGATGAAGATGTGCTGGATACGTGGTTCTCGTCCTGGCTCTGGCCTTTTTCGGTTCACGACTGGCCACAGCATGAGAAGCTCGGCAAGAAAAACGATCTCGCCTATTTCTATCCGACGGATACGCTGGTTACCGCCCCGGAGATCATTTTCTTCTGGGTCGCACGCATGATCATGTCGGGCCTGTATTTCGGGCCGAGCTTCACGGGAAGCAACGATCCGAAGAAGAACATCCCCTTCAAGCATGTGTACTTCACAAGCATCGTGCGGGATGCGAAAGGACGGAAAATGTCGAAGTCGCTCGGCAATTCACCGGAGCCGCTCGACTTGATTGCGGAATACGGAGCCGATGCCGTCCGCTTCACAATACTCTATCTCGCGCCGTTGGGACAGGATATCATCTACGCAAAGGAGAAGAATGAAATCGGCCGGAACTTCGCCAACAAGATCTGGAATGCAGGCCGCTTTCTTCTGATGAATCGCGACCAGATCGGCGAGGCCGCAAAGAAAACGGAATTCAACATTGATCATCTTGATTTAGCAGACAGGTGGATTCTTTCCCGGTATCATTCAACGGCTCTCGACATCCAGAAGGTAATGGATGAATTCGAAATCAACAAAGTCACGAAAGTGATCTACGATTTCTTCTGGCATGACTACTGCGACTGGTACATCGAAATGGTGAAGTCAAGATTTTACGGCGATGAGCCTGCAGATATCAAGCAAGCTGTCGTGTCGAGGGCTCTTGACCTGTATGATGCTGCGCTGCGCCTTCTCCATCCCGTTATGCCTTTTGTGACGGAAGAATTGTGGCAACACATCCGTCAGCGAGGCACAGGGGAAACGATCATGCGCTCGCGGATATCTGAACCCGACACGTCGTTTGTGGACAAAGAAGTGGAGAATGAAATGCAGTTCGTGCAGAACGTGATTGAGTCGGTACGCAACATCCGGGGAGAGATGAGCATACCGCCATCAAAAGAACTCTCTCTCGTAGTGAAACTCTCCGGCATGCACAAGGAAGATCGGGTCCAACAATACAGCGGCTATCTGAAGCGGCTTGCCCGCGTCGCTTCGCTCACATTCCTGCACGATTCCACACGCCCCAAAGTTTCAGCAAGCGCCGTTGCGCAGGGAGCCGAACTTTTCGTTCCGCTTGAGGGGATTATTGATGTTGCCGTGGAGAAGGCACGGCTTGCAAAGGAGATTGACCGACTCTCAAACCTCCTGAAGAATGTTCAGGAAAAACTCACGAACCCGAAATTTGTCGACAAAGCGCCGAAGGATGTAGTGGAGAAAGAGAACGAGAAGATGAAAAATTTCGGCGAGACCCTCGAGAAATTGCAAAGGAGTTACGATGCGTTCAGTTAAGGAAAAACGGGCAAAGCATGTTGTCTGCCCATTCTTCATATCTGAAACAACCGGAATGGTATCGCCGGGAGAACAATCCCGTTCCTCCATCGCAGCTTTCCGGTGTTAGCGTGTTCCTATTCTCCGTACATCCTCGAAGATAGTCCCCTCACTTCTCACCGAAAGTCTGTACAAGCGCGGGAATTTCAATTCATTTTCCGCCAAACCCACATAGTGAACGCCCGCCTTGAATGGCGCCTCATTGAAGATTCGCGCAATCTCTTCGCCTGCACTATCGAAAAGCTGCAGGGTTACGAATCCGTCGTTCTTCAGCAGAAACTCAATAGACGAGTATTGCCTCGGGGGCCGGTTTGCGTGAGTGAGTTCCTGAACTCTCTGCAATTGCTGCTGCTTTCCATAGGAGAGACCGGGAACGTGTTGCGGCGGCGCTGCGGGTGAAAGCGCTTGGCGGATTGTGTCAACTTCTGATGTTGGTTTCATTGTGGGGGATTTCTCATGAACACGCAGCAAAGATAGACAAACAAAGGCAAGAAACAATCAGGAAATTCCTGATTTTGTTTCGCTTATTCCCCACACGCCTGTCAGGGAAAACGAGTCTCAGTTGTCCAATTTGATCAATCCTTCGCGGATTGCGTATTTTATGAGGTCAGCTAACGAATGGATGTTGAGTTTTTCAGCAATGCGTGCACGGTAGGTTTCCACGGTTTTGACCGAAATGTTCAATTCAGTAGCGATCTGCTTCATATTCTGCCCCTCTGCAAGACGGGTCAAGACTTGGATCTCCTGTGTTGAGAGCAGAGACGAAGTTACGGACTTCGTTTTCTGGAGAATGTCAATGTAGTCATAAACGACCACGTCCGTCAAGTTCGGACTGATGTACTTGCCGTTTTTGCTTACTGTTTCTATTGCTTCCTCCAGCTCTTCAAATGCACAATCCTTTAGCAGATAGCCTGAGGCGCCCGCCCGCAACATGTCGGTAACGAACCGCTTGTCGGAATACATCGAAAGGGCAATAATCTTCACCGACGGAGACGACTTCAAAATCTCCCGTGTCGCGTCAATGCCGGTCATATCCGGAAGTGAGATGTCCATGATGATGATATCCGGAGAAAGTTCACCGGCAAGCCGGAGGGCTTGGCTTCCATCCTCGGCTTCTCCGACAACGGTATTGTTCATCTGCGTATCCAGCAAGGCACGCAAACCATCCCGAAGAATCTTGTGATCGTCAACCAACAAGATGCGATTGTTCATACACGTATTCCCTGACTCTGAATAGCATTCTGTTTTTGAATGGGAAGGATGAGTTCAACCGACGTGCCGGACCCTTTGGACGACACAATCTCCATCCGTCCGCCGATCTGTGCAAACCGTTCGCGGATGTTGAACAAGCCGAAACCCTGATTACGCAACCGGCCTTCCCTTTCTTGTTTCAGATCCTGACCTACTCCGTCATCAGATACGGAAACGTGCAGATGATGCTGTCTGATTCCGACAGAGATGATGACGTTTTTCGCTTTGGCGTGTTTTGCCACATTGAGCAGCAACTCGCGCACCGAGTGAAACATTAATGTTCTTATTTCGTCGGTAAGCGGCAATTTTGATTTGTCGGCGTCTACGCTCACCGAGATGTTGTGTTGTGTATGAAACTGCTCGGCAAGCCAATCAAGAGTGGCTACCAATCCGAGTTCGTGCAGGGTGGGC
This sequence is a window from Bacteroidota bacterium. Protein-coding genes within it:
- a CDS encoding ParA family protein translates to MAKVIAIAIPKGGVGKTTTAINLAASLAFCDQRTLLIDLDTSGASGLGLGFTEANTKSGMFEVFNFICGLNHTVHKTEIPNLHVVPANVHTLLREERLMKLADNRLILKNALRSVENSYDYVLIDCPPFLRGLTTNALTAADSVLVPVKSGHFALDAVDKFFKYIDWIREVANKMILIEGILLTMYEQSTKVTEITTRELQAKYRKYVFESVIPRNAPLSEASFYGKPALLYDINSLGAQAYLDLAREISGRSSTTKPVMPNVVEPVVLSRQA
- a CDS encoding valine--tRNA ligase, yielding MSDSSSLAKVYSPNEVESKWYAYWESHDFFHAEVNPSKPSYTIVIPPPNVTGVLHMGHILNNTLQDAFIRYKRMKGFEACWIPGTDHAGIATQNVVEKSLKKENKTRHDLGREQFVKRVWEWKERYGGVIIKQLRTLGCSCDWQRERFTMDATLSVAVREVFVRMFDDGLIYRGKYIVNWCPKDHTAISDDEVNYSEQQGKIYYLKYPIRETSDFAIVATTRPETMLGDTAVAVNPNDPRYIHLVGTMVELPLTGREIPIIADEYVDASFGSGMVKITPAHDPNDYWVGQRHNLPQINIFDVSATLNDEAPAQYRGMDRYEARRAVLNDLEEQGLILKIEDHVNNIGRCYRCDTVIEPYLSDQWFVKMKPLAEPALKVVLDGTISFYPDRWTKVYEHWMTNIRDWCISRQLWWGHRIPVYYADDGRFTAARSEDEARKKLGLDSVASLRQDEDVLDTWFSSWLWPFSVHDWPQHEKLGKKNDLAYFYPTDTLVTAPEIIFFWVARMIMSGLYFGPSFTGSNDPKKNIPFKHVYFTSIVRDAKGRKMSKSLGNSPEPLDLIAEYGADAVRFTILYLAPLGQDIIYAKEKNEIGRNFANKIWNAGRFLLMNRDQIGEAAKKTEFNIDHLDLADRWILSRYHSTALDIQKVMDEFEINKVTKVIYDFFWHDYCDWYIEMVKSRFYGDEPADIKQAVVSRALDLYDAALRLLHPVMPFVTEELWQHIRQRGTGETIMRSRISEPDTSFVDKEVENEMQFVQNVIESVRNIRGEMSIPPSKELSLVVKLSGMHKEDRVQQYSGYLKRLARVASLTFLHDSTRPKVSASAVAQGAELFVPLEGIIDVAVEKARLAKEIDRLSNLLKNVQEKLTNPKFVDKAPKDVVEKENEKMKNFGETLEKLQRSYDAFS
- a CDS encoding M23 family metallopeptidase; translation: MVRFLVLCFCCIFFLSLIRSPVTEHPNSSEEALRLLPPAGLLYDSLRTDFSDYMWPTDAGRLVTSVFAEYRSTHFHGGIDVSTGDDTGFRVFASRDGYVERILVSPTGYGKMLWVRHADGFSTTYAHLRNFNEAIDAFVEREQLRLERYPVDIDCGPQQFPVKKGELIAYTGETGTGSPHLHFEIRDQNRNFVNPLLSPHFTFPDNLLPSFYLLAVTPLGEESVVNGSFDSHVIRFKNPLQGTTVVRDTIYVYGSFGFAVDVRDRIDNSRFRNGVYSIRVFLNDSLIYSVQLDRAPSSGDLQSGLYFDYALVAEEGGKIAKLYMHSPNRLPFHHPQTDNAGIINTALFHSGPHRYRIVTSDFWKNSSEISGTIVFSNPGKLSIAESSGLLQFNSGGAELNRLRLFSSIISKQGRIRWKEEFLRQEGAAVRLSGIKGNYDVLRIEGWDRYAPSTLPAYYFPKKRSLPAARVEFDHKVEQDFVRISLKTDGAFTSTPSIALVEGSSSRTLTVAPVEYNFYTATFRPLASHMGRRTLFAEYEVNGHLQTQQKEMTLYPVLPGQPSVISIDGGRLHIIADSSSVYKPLFLEAKRTGDMRYSLFPKHVVLDGGLRVRLRPDPHEHNQGLFFRRRNSWILLTNQREGEYFTGHLRRTPVDIALLTDSQPPAVSNLRLPTTYGKQPHRIVFNVRDNMSGVEYDELKLYINGVFAIPEIDGEHRRVEHRFKTPLARGSHSLLILLKDRIGNSGEVRRTFTVR
- a CDS encoding response regulator transcription factor, whose translation is MNNRILLVDDHKILRDGLRALLDTQMNNTVVGEAEDGSQALRLAGELSPDIIIMDISLPDMTGIDATREILKSSPSVKIIALSMYSDKRFVTDMLRAGASGYLLKDCAFEELEEAIETVSKNGKYISPNLTDVVVYDYIDILQKTKSVTSSLLSTQEIQVLTRLAEGQNMKQIATELNISVKTVETYRARIAEKLNIHSLADLIKYAIREGLIKLDN
- a CDS encoding fumarylacetoacetate hydrolase family protein gives rise to the protein MALVQFRNSNKKFLVGKIVCLGRNYAAHAKEMHAEAPEVPVLFLKPSTAIVHDGSNVMIPQFSSELHHEVEMVVVIGKRGTRISKHEAMEHVGGYAVALDMTLRDVQSEAKKKGLPWSVSKGFDTSAPLSHAVEKEHVANPHNLDITLKVNGVLRQHSNTRNMIFSVEEMITYISSIFTLEVGDLIFTGTPEGVGGVVSGDQLEAELESVGTLRVGIQ